TCTATATCAGATAAAAATGTGCAAGAAATCAAAATCAGGTAAGTCTCTTTTGCTCTGTCTTTTATTCTCTGTATCGACTCTTATCATTCGAAATATATTATGTTCCTTCGAATTATTTCCATGCACTATCTTCAGCTTCTTAGGGAGCATGATCTCATGAGATTAGGCCAATTCTGTGATGCTTTTGTTTTTGTGATGTTCGTAATACTATATTGTGTTGCATAACCAGTTGAAATAATATGTTGAACATCGTTCATGGAAAAGTTCAACAGTTACAAATGCCATCTTTGGCTAGTGTTGGAATTTCAAATCTGTATGTTTTTAAACCCTTGTCATCTCATTTTTCTTCTGCAACAGTCCAGGGATCATGTTGCTGATATTTACTAGAGCTGGTAGTCATGTTCCTCTTAAGATTTTATCCATTGAGGATGGAACTGTCCTCAAATCCTTTAACCATCTCCTCCATAGGAATAAGAAGGTAGACTTCATAGAACAGTTCAACGAAAAGCTTCTTGTtaagcaagaagatgaaaatctgCAGATTCTTGACGTAAGATTCTTTTGTTAATTGTTACCCCACACACCAATTTTTTCTACTTCTATACAAAATTCAAAACCGGCAGTTTTAACATTTTCTTCTTTCAGGTAAGAAATGCGGAATTTACGGAAGTCAGTAGAATGGAGTTCATGACTCCGTCAGCATTTATTTTCTTATATGAGAATCAATTGTTCCTGACATTTCGTAATCGGACAGTGGCTGTTTGGAACTTCCGAGGGGAGCTTGTGACATCATTTGAGGATCATCTTTTATGGCACCCTGACTGCAATACAAACAACATCTACATTACAAGTGATCAGGATCTTATTATATCGTATTGCAAGGCAGACTCTGATGACCCATTGGAAGGAAGTGGTAATGCCTTAACTCTCACTGTAGGAAAATGCGTCATTTGTTATCCCAAGGACTCTTACAGTTATGGGGGCACAAGACCCTCACTGTGATTTGGAATATCCATATTCTCATGATATTTATGTGGATGTAAGAGCAATAACTTGTGCTTTTAACAGCTGTGTGTTTCCTTCGGCAGCTGGTTCCATCAATATCAGCAATATCTTGACAGGTAAATGTCTTGCCAAGATACGTGCAACTAGCGACAACCCCAAGGATGAAAATAGTGATAGCAGTGATAGTCCCTTTCCTGGTAGGATGAAGAAGAGACTGTATTCTGGAAGGATCAGGAACACGGTAGCAGAAGCCTTGGAGGACATCACTGCATTGTTTTACGACGAAGAACGTAATGAGATTTACACGGGTAATAGGCAAGGACTTGTACATGTATGGTCTAACTGAAAGGTGGCGACAGCTCTTATTCTGCGTGGACAGAATGACAATGTTACTGGTTGAAGTGGTCGACTTCCTTCATCAGGCCAGGTCTTTAGTGCTTCTTTTGCAACAACGCGTTGTTCTTTTAATCATTAATTGTGCCCCAGCACTAGGAGGTGGGCAATGTAGTTTTGATCGAGTCGCCCATCTTAGGTGTGTTATCAGTGTTATATTTAGGCTTTCTGAGTTGCCTTCTAATTTCAAATAGGCCTTGTTTGTAATCTGTCAGTCATCAGTTGTACACTAGTCACAAACTTGTTTGATTAGTCTTTAACAGCAAATTTAAAATTTGTCTCAATGCCATCAAGGCATATTTTAAGCAATCTTGAAGCATCCAATTTGTATTTTGCATTTGGATTTTAAGTACCATTCCTTCAATTCCTAAAGACACTTTGAATGTAGAGAGGGAGAGGGAGAGACTTTCAACTTAGTTTTTTGCAATAGGAAAGAACACAACATGCTCATCAAGCTTAGGCATTGGCAATGCATTGGGAAAATAAGTGTTATTTTGCAGTatcttttaaaagaaaagaaaggaaaagcatCATTGACTAATCATGTTTAAGTTAGGGGGTGCTGTATGTATAGTATTAGTCACACTCACAATCAAAACCAAACCTAATTTCATCCCTTTGGTCAACAGTGTACGACAAGAACTTCAGCAAGGAAAAACGTGTTGATGTCTTTGTCATTAGTTTTCAGAAACTTAGAagagagattttctaagagagatcGTGCTTCTAGTTTGAGTAATGCTCCGGAACGATTCAGGAATATTGGGTTACAGGTATGtgcttcatttattttttttccttcatgattctaGATAATTTAGTTATTCTTTAatgtgtttttagttttattttttatgatttctattagtttGTTCTATGATAGAAGATGGAAATACTACAATATAGCTTTCGTTTTAGTGCAACTACTTTATCTTTGTCGAAACACTGCTCTCAAAAGAATTTGTTCATCTGACCTTGTGCTTATGAATTTTATTATGACTCAACAGCCAAGGAAGGTAGCAATATTCAAATTTGTTAATTCTTTGCTACAATTTGTTACTTTTTACAAACACTACACCACCTTTGGTTAAGCATTTCTTCATGTTGGCCACAAACACTGAAACACCTCGAATCTGGAATGAAATGCCACCTTTGGTTCAAACAATTTGTCATGTTTTCCGGGTTAATCGATTGTGCATGTGTTACATTAGCCCAGTTTTATAGCATGCTTCTAACCCAAAAGCAAGCTTTCGCTGACACTCTGCATGACTTTTTGTCAGGAGGAATATGATACTCATGATCCCAAGGGACATTGTCCTATGGCCTTGCCAATTTTGAAGAAGAGATCAAAAATTGTTGAATAGTAGCAGCACATGACATCGTCTTCTCCCTTGCACAATCTGGTGTATGTGCAGCATTTAGTAGAGGTCAGCTCACATAAGCTCCAGTCAAATGGTTTTGGAAGTTGGAAAGGATTTCCTAAATAGACTCTAATTTCTGAACATCTTGGCTTACAGTTTCTGGTTTCATGTGCAGAGACAAACCAGAGGATATTCTTTCTTAATGTGAGTCCGGACGAAGTCATCCGCAGTTTGTTCTACAATAAGAATAATGATTCACTTATCGTGGCTTCGGTCTATGCCTCGGATCATTTCAGTGCCTTGAAATGCAGATCAACCAGGATTGAGTATGTGAACTCTTTTTAAAACAAAGGGTTTTGTGTTTGCTTGTCTAGTATTATCCTCTCTTGGAGCTTATTTTCTGAAAAGAGTAAATGTGTTAACTTAGGGACATACAAAGAGGAAAGCCCGATGCTGGTTTTGCTCTTTTTGAATCCGAGTCACTGAAGTGGCCTGGTTTTGTGGAGTTTGATGATGTCAATGGGAAAGTTGTCACCTACTCCGCCCTGAACAAGTATGTTATCAGTGCCTATTCGCATAATGGTATGGCCTCATTTTTGGTTTGCAAGCTAACATCCCCCGTTAttttccccttttgtagtatatACAAGGTGTTTGATCTGAAAAACTATACGATGCTTTATTCTATAGCAGATGAAAATGTGCAAGAAATCAAATTCAGGTAAGTCTTTCATGCTCTTTCCTATGGAGCAAGATCTCATGGCATTAGACTAATCCTTTGATGCTTTTAAAATCTAAAGTTACATTATACAAGATTCGCGGTCAGCAAAACATGAGCATTAATCCTCTGGCCTGGGGAATGATTCTAGTCTCTATATCTGTACTCTCTTTTTGTGCTTGTTATCTCATTTTTCTCTTGCAACAGTCCGGGGATCATGTTGCTGATATTTGAAAGATTTGCTACTCATGTCCCTCTTAAGATTTTGTCCATCGAGGATGGCACTGTCCTCAAATCCTTCAACCATCTCCTACATAGGAATACGAAGGTAGACTTCATAGAACAGTTCAACGAAAAGCTTCTTGTtgagcaagaagatgaaaatctgCAGATTCTTGATGTAAGATTCTTTTGTGAATTTCTACCTTATAACTTCCTCAACTTCTACTCAAAAAATGTATATCCTGTAGTTGTAACACTTTTTTCTTTCAGGTAAGAAATGCGGAGTTAACAGAAGTCAGTAAAACTGACTTCATGACTCCGTCAGCATTTGTTTTCTTACATGAGAATCGCTTATTCTTGACATTCCGTAATCGGACAGTGGCTGTTTGGAACTCCCGAGGGGAGCATGTGACATCATTTGAGGATCACCTTTTATGGCTACCTGACTGCAATACCAGCAACGTCCGTATTACTAGTGATCAAGATCTTATGATATCGTACTGCAAGGGAGATTCCCATAATCCATTGGAAGGAAGTGGTAATGCCTTAACCCACTAAAAAGGAAATTGCGTCATCCGTCATACCGAGGAATCCTACCGTTATGGGGGCATAAAACCCTCGTTGTATTTTGGGAAATTCCTAATGTGGTCTGCATCCATTAGGGATGCTCATGATACCTTATGTGGTTGTAAGTGTAATTTCTAGTGTTTTAACAACTTTACGTTTCCTTTGTGCAGCTGGTTCGATCACTATCAGTAATATCTTGACAGGAAAATGTGTTGCCAAGATACAGGCAACCAGCAACAACCCCCAGGCTGAAAATAGTGGTAGCAGTAGTAGTCCCTTTCCTGGTAGGACGGAGAAGAGTCCGTATTCTGCATTGAAGGGCACCACTGcattgttttacaatgaagaacgTAATGAGATCTACACGGGTAATGAGCAAGGACTTGTGCATGTATGGTCCAACTGAAAGTTAGCAATACCTCTTCATCTGCCGTTACATTGTGAAATATCACTGAAGTGCAAGAGAAAAGTTGTGGCGGAAACTGAAAAGTGGACTGGTAATCCCCACCCTAATGgtctcaccccccccccccccccccacatgtGAGTATATATGATTTTTATCAGGCCTGGTTGAATCTTTACTCTCTTACTGTTTATCATCTTCCACTGTTTATCTTTACAGCTTACATTAGTTGCAGAATAACCGAATTTAGTGATTTTCATTTCAACCTACCCATTTTGAACTACCTCGTTGGATCGTTAATGCCCATGCTTGCTGCCTTTTGATTTCACAGCACACATACCTGTAAAATACATAGGCCATGTGGCTTACATTAAATTTCGCTTAGAATTGTTTTCGTTCCAAATCATCAACTGGTGGTGCACAAAGTTGAAAATGGAGACAAGTAGTTGTACCCATTTGTGGGAAAACAATTTGTGCATgtcaatttcaaaagaaaaaatcggGATATTTCACACATTTAGTGTTTGGTTAGATGTTTCCATCACTTCCAAAATATTTAGTTTTGGTATTTGTTTCTTGCCGAAGGCGATTCCACATGGGTTTTGTCAATTTTAAGAGAGCAATTTCATACACCTACACCTAGTGACCTATGCCAGTCATTGTCATCTACTTTGATTATTCCAAACTCGAATATTGCGTTGCAAAAAATGTCCTTAATTGAAATTCTGGTGTCATCTCAATAGGTAGATAATTAGCTGGCGAGTTTGTCGGCATCATAGTTTTTTCTACGGTAATTACCAGTTGCCAGCTTGCCCCTATGGTTTCCATTGACAGTCACTAAAAGAACCCTGCTGCTAATCATAACGCAAAGCATAATTCagttgtatgtacacctttcatcatcctccacgtgtacagaaagagacacgtggaaggcatgcgaagcgagacaccaaaacatgatagcaagcatctcatcagaagatgccatcggtcagcagacGGTCAaggacagaggaccacagaggtatgatggctcagaggagcaccagataataccccttgggtattaacacacccaatcccgaggaagatcccagatcaacggtcgagaggaagtttggctgacacagatgtgaccagacaaagagacacttgtctgacacgaccgaacatccatctacccgcattaaataccaaagagatatacacgtgtcgatcagctcgtggaagaagcgaggataacccttcgtattcaaactcaggccgcggcatatgccaaagacctctgcgtaataggcacaaagcacaagaagataagattacaacggcatctcagagatgggacccacgttccttccctataaatacccctctccactaagagagaaggggcagaccattttggagagcaattaaaggagaatataggagagagaaataggaagagtaagtaatccccctacttccgcagacctatgtatattctaaagtcattcgactatctttgtaaccattcagtacatagtgaaacaccaaaccccgtggatgtaggccttagtgccgaaccacgtaaatctgtctcatttacatttcagcaccttacattcagcgttaaacttcatatgctttatatttatacttgtttcttgatttatttccttatacgaacattatttatgataatattcgactagacaatgataagcccgaaggctttgagtcgatgaatcgatataatcatcccgttaCGCATACGATGTACGATTCTAGAATGAGGACGTGTGCGAATATAGCTTGTGAACACTTGGATggcctcgtgatttatgtgttcacaatcctcgtgatttatgtgttcacaatttggcgctagaaacagggactttgtcccggtaaaagatttatcttatcctgtgatttcaccttaaaacgcgcattatgattgtgccctattctgggttcagcgtgctttcaaaaccttttttattctgggttcatgttcttcattttcgcaaacaccatttcaaagcagataaacccgcggctatctatcacagatttgcacgtgaggtgtTTTCCTCAACTAAgatttaataatccagattcaggagtcctcgcgacggatctgccttttcaagagttctttttcaaaagtagtctgaaaacaagattcatgatcgtttattagaggatttgtatttcaaaaactagaccaatgaagtctttacatttctcttctattagggcccttgggcagctcatttccttctattccaatagtcttgcgggtacgaacggcgctaacccgatcctcgtggatatctttggttctccttatttattcccctatgcagaaaaggattaaaaattgaaaagatactagaggcaggaaaaaccaaagcttcatcaaaggagacaccgagggttacctcggtcatgagccgaagcaagcagaaaggagacaaagctaaaacaactactcagatacaggatgctgcggaaatcacttcacctataaacaccaactccattgcagccgcggctctcaaagaagcagccacgaagactgttgcggccctccaggctacagaagctaacaagactttggtttcaagacaaatccatcaacaaaaagaaggggtagagaatctatgacacatcagccagcacatccaccaatcttcagaatgccgtcaaccaatggtcagaatcaaaccataccagtggttttagtaccacgagtggaaactcaaccgaggggaccaaacttggagataccaatgattgaagctgatcctcggccacccttaatacacactgtagacgaagggggaactatggccgtaggggtaccagccggaactcctaatcagggatcaaaccagtcctaccgactgatggtagagctcaaagaattgaaaaagagccagcaggtctacgcagatgccgtagctcttctggtcagggagaaccaagacttgaaagataagatttcccaaagcacgaagactagccaacaactggacgaagcaaattctaaagcaccagagcctaatcgagaccgaagaatcatcctagcaaatgacgctaggggaagcagtgcatccgatccggaatacgtcaccgaagagttagactattatgacaacgaagatcgaagaaagaaacgctcaactgagcatgagaacgtgggatattaccgcgcaatgaaggagctgcgtgatgagatgatggctgagatcaaacagttaaaagccaaacaaggcggaggaaggcttgaagaggtgatgaaagaagctaactccac
This portion of the Papaver somniferum cultivar HN1 chromosome 11, ASM357369v1, whole genome shotgun sequence genome encodes:
- the LOC113322254 gene encoding uncharacterized protein LOC113322254 isoform X1, encoding MEGRRVVSSSPRPCSGRRVLAKKRPRVDGFVNSVKKLQRREICSKRDRAFSMSNAQERFRNIGLQEEYDTHDPKGHCPMVLPFLKKRSKIIEIVAARDIVFALAQSGVCAAFSRETNQRICFLNVSPDEVIRSLFYNKNNDSLITVSVYASDNFSSLKCRTTRIEYIRRGKPDAGFALFESESLKWPGFVEFDDVNGKVLTYSAQDSIYKVFDLKNYTMLYSISDKNVQEIKISPGIMLLIFTRAGSHVPLKILSIEDGTVLKSFNHLLHRNKKVDFIEQFNEKLLVKQEDENLQILDVRNAEFTEVSRMEFMTPSAFIFLYENQLFLTFRNRTVAVWNFRGELVTSFEDHLLWHPDCNTNNIYITSDQDLIISYCKADSDDPLEGSAGSINISNILTGKCLAKIRATSDNPKDENSDSSDSPFPGRMKKRLYSGRIRNTVAEALEDITALFYDEERNEIYTGNRQGLVHVWSN